One Streptomyces formicae genomic window, GTACGGGCGGCCCGGCTGCTCGGCATCGGCCAGCGCATCTGGCAGACCGTCGGCCTGCCCCAGATGGGCATGCCCGAACTCCTCGCCGCGCGCGAGCGGTCGGAGCTGCGGATCAGGGAGTGCATCGGCGACGCGGCGTACGAGGTCGCCTACGGGTCGGGCCTGGACACCGACCCGGAGGACGGCCTCGACTACGCACTCGCCCCCTCCCCATGAGGCCCCATGAGACCCGTGAGACCCGTGAGGCCGCGCCAGGCCCCGTACGCCCCCTCACCCCACCCCCCGCATCCCCTGCCCCGCCCGCTCCCCGATGCCCCGGAAGTGGTCCGCCATCGCCCGTTGCGCGCGGACCACGTCCCGGGCGCGCAGCGCGGTCACGATGTCCCGGTGCCTGCGCACCGTCACGTCCGGCGCCGGATCGTTCGACCAGCCGCGCGCGCCCGCGACCCGGTGGAAGACGTGCCAGAACGCGCCGAGCAACTGCGGCACCAGCTCGTTGCCCAGCGAGCGGTAGAGCGTCTCGTGGAACTCCCGGTCCAGCTCGGGGAAGGCCATGCCGGTCCCCGCCGCGCGCTCCATGCGCCCCACCAGCTCCTCCAGGGCGCACAGTTCGGCGTCGGTGAGCGACCCCGCGACCCGTCGCATCAGGCCCTCCTCCAGGACCTCGCGCACCTCAAGGATCTCCGCGAGGGCGTGGTCGTCGTCGCGGACCCCGACGAGCGCCCGGAAGGTCAGACCGTCGGCGAGCGGGGTGAGGGACGCCTGCCCGACATACGTTCCGTAGCCGTGCCGGATCTCCACGATGTCCAGGGCCTGGAGCGCCTTGAGCGCCTCGCGCACGGAGTTGCGGCTGACGCCGAGCGCCTCCATCAGCTCGGTCTCCGTGGGCAGCGGGGACCCCGGCCGCAGCCCTCTCTCCAGGATCAACTGCACGACCGCACGCCGCACTTGAC contains:
- a CDS encoding FadR/GntR family transcriptional regulator — protein: MTRMPMEPVRERRVSGQVRRAVVQLILERGLRPGSPLPTETELMEALGVSRNSVREALKALQALDIVEIRHGYGTYVGQASLTPLADGLTFRALVGVRDDDHALAEILEVREVLEEGLMRRVAGSLTDAELCALEELVGRMERAAGTGMAFPELDREFHETLYRSLGNELVPQLLGAFWHVFHRVAGARGWSNDPAPDVTVRRHRDIVTALRARDVVRAQRAMADHFRGIGERAGQGMRGVG